One genomic region from Dermacentor variabilis isolate Ectoservices chromosome 6, ASM5094787v1, whole genome shotgun sequence encodes:
- the LOC142584359 gene encoding uncharacterized protein LOC142584359 isoform X1, whose protein sequence is MRTSVATFALLLLLGATAWAEDEKDKEGLGYVMAFPMEEPKPSGGRVETVVVESSKAEDLRQVLGAYKAATRMRQRQQQPPQPLPPPMQRMPPPDQKPPLLLLVVHAPRPAVPAPFRAGPPMSGPPPGFLQGPPAGPHPGMSPYGMVPAPPVAPAQVQMPAPPSSHPPRTHAPLVAANRANGPPRDNGQGVHFAIVQEPYIVNTVMPAPSMNRGDFGPMMRPAFLPGPALFSGPPPPPPPHHPMMHGSHSMMPPPHMMHPDSPMMMRGPPMSHGPQMMHSPSMMVPFHAFMPAPPMMHGPPFMMHGPQMMPGAPMMHGPHMMPSPAAMMYGHMARPRVGPVVVVPVAVLFAERPEPQRESPREKPAQPPQPTPPTPPPAATRRITTMERLGVNYAPDEEDDDDLSPMATIRAANTVLRMLMSS, encoded by the exons GTGCTACCGCCTGGGCAGAGGATGAGAAAGACAAGGAAGGACTG GGCTACGTGATGGCCTTCCCCATGGAAGAGCCCAAGCCGTCCGGCGGCCGCGTCGAAACCGTGGTCGTCGAGTCGTCCAAGGCCGAGGACCTCCGCCAGGTGCTGGGTGCCTACAAAGCGGCCACCAGAATGAGGCAGCGCCAGCAGCAGCCTCCGCAGCCTCTGCCGCCTCCGATGCAACGCATGCCACCACCCGACCAGAAGCCCCCGCTGCTGCTCCTCGTGGTGCATGCTCCGAGACCCGCCGTGCCTGCGCCGTTCCGCGCGGGCCCTCCCATGTCCGGCCCACCGCCCGGCTTCCTGCAGGGGCCACCCGCCGGTCCTCACCCCGGCATGAGCCCGTACGGCATGGTTCCCGCCCCACCAGTCGCCCCCGCTCAGGTCCAGATGCCCGCTCCGCCATCGTCGCACCCTCCCCGAACCCACGCTCCACTTGTCGCCGCCAACCGAGCCAACGGCCCGCCGCGCGACAACGGGCAGGGCGTGCACTTCGCCATCGTGCAGGAGCCGTACATCGTCAACACTGTGATGCCCGCGCCTTCCATGAACCGAGGGGATTTCGGACCCATGATGCGGCCCGCGTTCCTGCCCGGTCCCGCTCTGTTCTCCGGACCTCCTCCCCCTCCGCCTCCCCATCATCCGATGATGCACGGTAGCCACTCCATGATGCCCCCGCCCCACATGATGCACCCCGACTCTCCGATGATGATGCGCGGTCCGCCGATGTCGCACGGCCCCCAGATGATGCACAGTCCTTCCATGATGGTGCCATTCCACGCATTCATGCCCGCTCCACCGATGATGCACGGTCCTCCGTTTATGATGCACGGTCCCCAGATGATGCCCGGCGCTCCGATGATGCACGGTCCTCACATGATGCCGTCTCCCGCCGCGATGATGTACGGTCATATGGCCAGGCCGCGGGTTGGACCGGTGGTCGTGGTGCCGGTCGCGGTACTGTTCGCCGAACGACCCGAACCACAGCGTGAGAGTCCGCGCGAGAAACCCGCTCAACCTCCTCAGCCGACTCCTCCAACGCCACCACCTGCA GCAACCCGGCGAATTACGACTATGGAGCGCCTCGGCGTCAACTACGCGCcggacgaagaagacgacgatgacctGAGCCCAATGGCGACCATTCGGGCAGCCAACACCGTTTTGCGCATGCTCATGAGCAGCTAG
- the LOC142584359 gene encoding uncharacterized protein LOC142584359 isoform X2: MAFPMEEPKPSGGRVETVVVESSKAEDLRQVLGAYKAATRMRQRQQQPPQPLPPPMQRMPPPDQKPPLLLLVVHAPRPAVPAPFRAGPPMSGPPPGFLQGPPAGPHPGMSPYGMVPAPPVAPAQVQMPAPPSSHPPRTHAPLVAANRANGPPRDNGQGVHFAIVQEPYIVNTVMPAPSMNRGDFGPMMRPAFLPGPALFSGPPPPPPPHHPMMHGSHSMMPPPHMMHPDSPMMMRGPPMSHGPQMMHSPSMMVPFHAFMPAPPMMHGPPFMMHGPQMMPGAPMMHGPHMMPSPAAMMYGHMARPRVGPVVVVPVAVLFAERPEPQRESPREKPAQPPQPTPPTPPPAATRRITTMERLGVNYAPDEEDDDDLSPMATIRAANTVLRMLMSS; this comes from the exons ATGGCCTTCCCCATGGAAGAGCCCAAGCCGTCCGGCGGCCGCGTCGAAACCGTGGTCGTCGAGTCGTCCAAGGCCGAGGACCTCCGCCAGGTGCTGGGTGCCTACAAAGCGGCCACCAGAATGAGGCAGCGCCAGCAGCAGCCTCCGCAGCCTCTGCCGCCTCCGATGCAACGCATGCCACCACCCGACCAGAAGCCCCCGCTGCTGCTCCTCGTGGTGCATGCTCCGAGACCCGCCGTGCCTGCGCCGTTCCGCGCGGGCCCTCCCATGTCCGGCCCACCGCCCGGCTTCCTGCAGGGGCCACCCGCCGGTCCTCACCCCGGCATGAGCCCGTACGGCATGGTTCCCGCCCCACCAGTCGCCCCCGCTCAGGTCCAGATGCCCGCTCCGCCATCGTCGCACCCTCCCCGAACCCACGCTCCACTTGTCGCCGCCAACCGAGCCAACGGCCCGCCGCGCGACAACGGGCAGGGCGTGCACTTCGCCATCGTGCAGGAGCCGTACATCGTCAACACTGTGATGCCCGCGCCTTCCATGAACCGAGGGGATTTCGGACCCATGATGCGGCCCGCGTTCCTGCCCGGTCCCGCTCTGTTCTCCGGACCTCCTCCCCCTCCGCCTCCCCATCATCCGATGATGCACGGTAGCCACTCCATGATGCCCCCGCCCCACATGATGCACCCCGACTCTCCGATGATGATGCGCGGTCCGCCGATGTCGCACGGCCCCCAGATGATGCACAGTCCTTCCATGATGGTGCCATTCCACGCATTCATGCCCGCTCCACCGATGATGCACGGTCCTCCGTTTATGATGCACGGTCCCCAGATGATGCCCGGCGCTCCGATGATGCACGGTCCTCACATGATGCCGTCTCCCGCCGCGATGATGTACGGTCATATGGCCAGGCCGCGGGTTGGACCGGTGGTCGTGGTGCCGGTCGCGGTACTGTTCGCCGAACGACCCGAACCACAGCGTGAGAGTCCGCGCGAGAAACCCGCTCAACCTCCTCAGCCGACTCCTCCAACGCCACCACCTGCA GCAACCCGGCGAATTACGACTATGGAGCGCCTCGGCGTCAACTACGCGCcggacgaagaagacgacgatgacctGAGCCCAATGGCGACCATTCGGGCAGCCAACACCGTTTTGCGCATGCTCATGAGCAGCTAG